One genomic window of Caenorhabditis elegans chromosome I includes the following:
- the acs-16 gene encoding AMP-dependent synthetase/ligase domain-containing protein (Confirmed by transcript evidence), producing MSEFFQQTFCIDYNGWVTGVSKAPPPKQIDFDSQTIPQLIYTKSEMDRVAAVFDSEKLSLTFSKIVSEMESLAAGFLSIGLKQGDRVLVAGSNHSQVMLCALACSRAGLVFSLANPNYPNSYSLKRALELGEFQCIVCFRAHQYEADHLNNLLLEIAPELMRSRKGQLKSELLPKLTHVILAEEDHKHAGTFTLSEVFLKSSKEKIAKLPDFSKWSSHKLACLQFTLGTTGAPKLIALSHYQMLNGARAVAAAFGINDKHVLACALPIFRIAIFNLICLSPFLTECRIIFPDATPLPKNLFSSVSKYRCTTLLSNGAALRLLLKISQTQRVKLSALENILLIGDRVSKEVLKLIKVQAENVKIIAVGYLLTETGSIPLMGDQNSDFTRNVGKAIAGYEAHLIPLDGSENQVETGKLGKLLIRVYYGSTFMGYAPDTKGKEKWVDTGDIGRMDENGAIEVVASEDDLIYDKNNCLVEHWNLERLLNQNDLIKGVQVVSRGRGQPVTAVCVARSTQFHAAKLKDELKSMCRSHHFVAPDVFAFVDDFPRVHTKIQKFRIRAMLESGQISVF from the exons GGAGTCTCAAAAGCGCCGCCACCGaaacaaattgattttgacTCTCAAACGATACCTCAATtgatctacacaaaatctGAAATGGATCGTGTCGCTGCAGTATTTGACTCTGAAAAACTATCAttgacattttcgaaaatagtcAGCGAAATGGAATCATTGGCCGCCGGTTTTTTATCGATTGGTTTGAAGCAGGGAGATCGAGTTCTTGTGGCTGGGAGTAATCACTCACAG GTAATGCTGTGTGCCCTAGCTTGTTCTCGTGCTGGACTTGTATTTTCTCTTGCAAATCCCAATTATCCAAACAGTTACTCTTTGAAACGAGCTCTGGAGTTG ggaGAATTCCAATGTATTGTTTGCTTCCGAGCACATCAATATGAGGCGGATCACTTGAACAATTTGTTGCTCGAAATTGCACCAGAATTGATGAGAAGCCGGAAGGGACAGCTGAAAAGTGAacttttgccgaaattgacaCATGTTATTTTGGCGGAAGAGGATCACAAACATGC CGGAACCTTCACATTATCGGAAGTATTCCTCAAATCCTCAAAGGAAAAAATCGCGAAGCTTCCCGATTTCAGTAAATGGTCAAGCCACAAGCTAGCATGCCTCCAGTTTACgctg ggaaccACTGGAGCACCCAAGTTGATTGCCTTATCACATTATCAAATGCTCAATGGAGCTAGAGCAGTTGCAGCGGCGTTTGGAATTAATGATAAG CACGTGTTGGCCTGCGCTCTTCCGATCTTCCGAATTGCGATCTTCAATCTGATCTGCCTGTCCCCGTTCCTCACCGAATGCCGTATAATCTTCCCAGACGCGACTCCactgccaaaaaatttattctcaaGTGTCAGTAAATACAGATGCACAACTCTTTTATCAAATGGAGCTGCTCTTCGGCTCTTGCTCAAAATCAGTCAGACCCAGAGGGTGAAGCTCTCCGCGTTGgagaatattttattgattggTGATCGTGTCTCGAAAGAGGTGTTGAAGCTTATCAAGGTGCAAGCGGAGAACGTGAAAATTATTGCG GTTGGGTACCTACTCACCGAGACCGGATCCATCCCACTTATGGGAGatcaaaattcagatttcaCTCGAAACGTGGGAAAAGCCATTGCCGGCTATGAAGCCCATCTGATTCCACTGGACGGAAGTGAAAATCAAGTAGAAAccggaaaattgggaaaactgTTGATTCGAGTCTACTATGGATCGACGTTCATGGGATATGCACCTGATACGAAAGGAAAAGAGAAATGGGTCGATACTGG agaCATCGGTCGAATGGACGAAAACGGAGCGATCGAGGTGGTGGCAAGCGAGGATGATCTGATATATGACAAGAATAATTGTCTAGTCGAACACTGGAATTTGGAACGTCTCCTGAATCAGAATGATTTGATAAAAGGGGTTCAAGTGGTGTCACGTGGTAGAGGACAACCGGTCACGGCAGTTTGTGTCGCCAGAAGTACACAATTTCATGCGGCAAAGCTGAAGGATGAGCTGAAGAGCATGTGTCGTTCACATCAT tttgtcgCTCCCGACGTGTTCGCCTTTGTCGATGATTTCCCGAGAGTGCacacgaaaattcaaaaattccggatTCGCGCCATGCTGGAGAGCGGACAAATCtctgttttttaa
- the dyb-1 gene encoding Dystrobrevin-1 (Confirmed by transcript evidence) codes for MLWSNGGGGPREPSSAPSPDHHRAMHSVPPIVASEMQQLIDEMRLQDFDSIRFATYRAACKLRFIQQKTKVHLVDIWNMIEAFRENGLNALPLHTVIKTSRAELLLTTVFHNLNKRLVASQHVDTDVSISLLLAFLLGAYDKQNTGRLTVFSIKVALATLCAGKLVDKLRYIFSQIADSNGLMDHIKFTDFLQQILSLTTAVFEAPTFGFSENAVNQCFHKDEKVSLNVFLDTFLSDPCPPCIMWLPLLHRMASVSNVYHPVVCDACQVRSFTGFRYKCQRCANYQLCQSCFWRGRTSQNHSNEHEMKEYSSYKSPTKQLVHSIHKSLQCIPATSTVGDANIDIFNAKIGGPVSSKPARPLNLNNIVPATPTTIRRQHAATSSADWPTSPVLLPGQASHGGVIDDEHKLIARYAAKLSGRADYPLSNGRSMNSSMVGDERTLIAQLEEENSMMVREMARLESQTTSDDGLAGLRDRKMELEEKMFEMQQRRRELMMQLEHLMAQLNTGPQPSGGVSSASLSQLPFTASDQQLTGVNSTVANAFRAGSLPATSLQGDLLHAADQITTNMSDLVRQLDLAQSDENGVTINGF; via the exons ATGTTGTGGTCAAATGGTGGAGGAGGACCACGTGAGCCGAGCAGTGCACCATCACCAGACCATCATCGTGCAATGCATTCTGTACCACCAATTGTGGCATCTGAAATGCAACAATTGATTGATGAAATGC GTCTCCAAGATTTCGACTCCATCAGATTTGCCACGTATCGAGCCGCCTGTAAACTGCGATTTATTCAACAAAAGACGAAAGTTCATTTGGTAGATATTTGGAATATGATTGAAGCTTTTCGAGAAAACGGACTCAATGCATTACCCCTACATACTGTG atcaaaacgTCACGCGCCGAGCTTCTGCTAACTACAGTATTCCACAATTTGAATAAAAGACTTGTAGCGTCACAACATGTGGACACGGATGTATCGATTTCTTTGCTACTCGCGTTTTTGTTAGGTGCTTATGATAA acaaaatacCGGACGTTTGacggttttttcaataaaagtcGCGTTGGCAACACTCTGCGCTGGAAAATTGGTGGACAAGCTGAGAT acattttctcTCAAATCGCTGATTCGAATGGATTAATGGATCATATTaaatttactgattttttgcaacaaatcCTCTCCCTAACCACTGCAGTTTTCGAAGCACCGACGTTTGGATTTTCCGAAAACGCGGTTAATCAGTGCTTTCATAAGGATGAGAAAGTATCTTTGAATGTGTTTCTGGACACTTTTTTGAG CGATCCATGTCCCCCATGCATAATGTGGCTCCCCTTGCTACATCGAATGGCGTCTGTGAGCAACGTGTACCATCCGGTGGTGTGTGATGCGTGTCAAGTCAGAAGTTTCACAGGATTTCGGTATAAATGTCAGCGATGCGCCAATTATCAGTTGTGTCAAAGCTGTTTTTGGCGGGGAAGGACGAGTCAAAATCATTCAAATGAGCACGAGATGAAAGAATATTCCAGctat aaatcgcCGACAAAACAGCTCGTACACTCAATTCACAAAAGTCTCCAATGTATTCCTGCCACGTCAACCGTCGGCGATGCAAACATCGATATTTTTAACGCAAAAATCGGTGGCCCGGTCAGCAGCAAACCTGCTCGACCGCTAAACCTGAACAACATCGTCCCGGCGACACCGACGACGATCCGCCGGCAACACgctgccacgtcatcagcGGACTGGCCGACGTCACCGGTACTTCTGCCGGGACAGGCGTCGCATGGAGGAGTTATTGATGATGAGCATAAGCTTATTGCGAGATATGCAGCAAAGTTGTCGGGAAGGGctgat TATCCCCTATCAAACGGTCGAAGTATGAATAGTTCAATGGTCGGAGACGAACGGACCCTTATTGCTCAACTGGAagaagaaaattcaatgatGGTACGGGAAATGGCTCGACTGGAGAGCCAAACAACTTCCGATGACGGGCTCGCCGGGCTCCGCGACCGGAAAATGGAATTGGaagagaaaatgtttgaaatgcAACAGAGGAGGAGAGAATTAATGATGCAATTGGAGCATTTAATGGCTCAGTTGAAT ACGGGACCCCAACCATCAGGAGGTGTATCATCTGCTTCTCTATCCCAATTACCATTCACTGCATCGGATCAACAGTTGACTGGAGTCAATTCGACAGTAGCAAATGCATTCCGTGCGGGAAGTCTGCCGGCGACAAGTCTACAAGGAGACTTATTACATGCTGCTGATCAAATTACTACTAATATGAGCGATCTTGTGCGGCAACTTGATTTGG ctcaATCAGACGAAAATGGCGTAACAATCAATGGCTTCTGA
- the dyb-1 gene encoding Dystrobrevin-1 (Confirmed by transcript evidence), with amino-acid sequence MIEAFRENGLNALPLHTVIKTSRAELLLTTVFHNLNKRLVASQHVDTDVSISLLLAFLLGAYDKQNTGRLTVFSIKVALATLCAGKLVDKLRYIFSQIADSNGLMDHIKFTDFLQQILSLTTAVFEAPTFGFSENAVNQCFHKDEKVSLNVFLDTFLSDPCPPCIMWLPLLHRMASVSNVYHPVVCDACQVRSFTGFRYKCQRCANYQLCQSCFWRGRTSQNHSNEHEMKEYSSYKSPTKQLVHSIHKSLQCIPATSTVGDANIDIFNAKIGGPVSSKPARPLNLNNIVPATPTTIRRQHAATSSADWPTSPVLLPGQASHGGVIDDEHKLIARYAAKLSGRADYPLSNGRSMNSSMVGDERTLIAQLEEENSMMVREMARLESQTTSDDGLAGLRDRKMELEEKMFEMQQRRRELMMQLEHLMAQLNTGPQPSGGVSSASLSQLPFTASDQQLTGVNSTVANAFRAGSLPATSLQGDLLHAADQITTNMSDLVRQLDLAQSDENGVTINGF; translated from the exons ATGATTGAAGCTTTTCGAGAAAACGGACTCAATGCATTACCCCTACATACTGTG atcaaaacgTCACGCGCCGAGCTTCTGCTAACTACAGTATTCCACAATTTGAATAAAAGACTTGTAGCGTCACAACATGTGGACACGGATGTATCGATTTCTTTGCTACTCGCGTTTTTGTTAGGTGCTTATGATAA acaaaatacCGGACGTTTGacggttttttcaataaaagtcGCGTTGGCAACACTCTGCGCTGGAAAATTGGTGGACAAGCTGAGAT acattttctcTCAAATCGCTGATTCGAATGGATTAATGGATCATATTaaatttactgattttttgcaacaaatcCTCTCCCTAACCACTGCAGTTTTCGAAGCACCGACGTTTGGATTTTCCGAAAACGCGGTTAATCAGTGCTTTCATAAGGATGAGAAAGTATCTTTGAATGTGTTTCTGGACACTTTTTTGAG CGATCCATGTCCCCCATGCATAATGTGGCTCCCCTTGCTACATCGAATGGCGTCTGTGAGCAACGTGTACCATCCGGTGGTGTGTGATGCGTGTCAAGTCAGAAGTTTCACAGGATTTCGGTATAAATGTCAGCGATGCGCCAATTATCAGTTGTGTCAAAGCTGTTTTTGGCGGGGAAGGACGAGTCAAAATCATTCAAATGAGCACGAGATGAAAGAATATTCCAGctat aaatcgcCGACAAAACAGCTCGTACACTCAATTCACAAAAGTCTCCAATGTATTCCTGCCACGTCAACCGTCGGCGATGCAAACATCGATATTTTTAACGCAAAAATCGGTGGCCCGGTCAGCAGCAAACCTGCTCGACCGCTAAACCTGAACAACATCGTCCCGGCGACACCGACGACGATCCGCCGGCAACACgctgccacgtcatcagcGGACTGGCCGACGTCACCGGTACTTCTGCCGGGACAGGCGTCGCATGGAGGAGTTATTGATGATGAGCATAAGCTTATTGCGAGATATGCAGCAAAGTTGTCGGGAAGGGctgat TATCCCCTATCAAACGGTCGAAGTATGAATAGTTCAATGGTCGGAGACGAACGGACCCTTATTGCTCAACTGGAagaagaaaattcaatgatGGTACGGGAAATGGCTCGACTGGAGAGCCAAACAACTTCCGATGACGGGCTCGCCGGGCTCCGCGACCGGAAAATGGAATTGGaagagaaaatgtttgaaatgcAACAGAGGAGGAGAGAATTAATGATGCAATTGGAGCATTTAATGGCTCAGTTGAAT ACGGGACCCCAACCATCAGGAGGTGTATCATCTGCTTCTCTATCCCAATTACCATTCACTGCATCGGATCAACAGTTGACTGGAGTCAATTCGACAGTAGCAAATGCATTCCGTGCGGGAAGTCTGCCGGCGACAAGTCTACAAGGAGACTTATTACATGCTGCTGATCAAATTACTACTAATATGAGCGATCTTGTGCGGCAACTTGATTTGG ctcaATCAGACGAAAATGGCGTAACAATCAATGGCTTCTGA
- the dyb-1 gene encoding Dystrobrevin-1 (Confirmed by transcript evidence) has protein sequence MSDLVRQLDLAQSDENGVTINGF, from the exons ATGAGCGATCTTGTGCGGCAACTTGATTTGG ctcaATCAGACGAAAATGGCGTAACAATCAATGGCTTCTGA